A region of Bradyrhizobium sp. SZCCHNS1050 DNA encodes the following proteins:
- a CDS encoding PEP-utilizing enzyme → MTAHAKFPSPYDLKTPVGAEGWEKLYPYYLQFQNSLRDKEDGKFWFCDSQHWPSPFKPFDAVTVEFAVKCLGQYNTRHYLIPPANGVEYRIHNGYCYMSPVAVAPELIAGRVPHFMERAGYYFQNWDRLLANWDKKVRANIADLEALNFEPLPEAVPLEWITAGVGLDNTYALMETYDRAIQLLYKTWQYHFEFLNLGYAAYLDFFSFMKGQFPTIPDQAIAKMVQGVEVDLFRPDDELKKLAKLAVKLGVADALKSGSVDEALAAVGRAPNGAEWLTAWNEAQDPWFNFTSGNGFYSTDKYWIEHLDIPLGYVRDYVVRVQRGEEIDRPTEAIAKERDRITSEYAEMLDADARAAFEGKLGLARTVFPYVENHNFYIEHWSMSVFWRKMRELGAIFRDAGFWKDADDLFYLNRQEVRDALFDYGNGWAVGAPAIGPTYWPPEIERRKKILAALATTPPQPALNNPPDVITEPFTIMLWGITTESIGRWLDGAANTTKLSGMAASPGIVEGRARVVRSADELGQIQQGEILVAPVTAPSWAPIFGKINAIVTDIGGMMSHAAIVCREYGLPAVTGTGRASSSIKNGQMLRVNGSTGEVTILS, encoded by the coding sequence ATGACGGCGCATGCGAAATTCCCAAGTCCCTATGACCTGAAGACGCCGGTCGGCGCCGAGGGCTGGGAGAAGCTCTATCCCTATTATCTCCAGTTCCAGAACAGCCTGCGCGACAAGGAGGACGGCAAGTTCTGGTTCTGCGACTCGCAGCACTGGCCGAGCCCGTTCAAGCCGTTCGACGCCGTCACCGTCGAGTTCGCGGTCAAGTGTCTCGGCCAGTACAACACGCGGCACTATCTGATCCCGCCGGCGAACGGCGTCGAGTACCGCATCCACAATGGCTATTGCTACATGAGCCCGGTGGCGGTGGCGCCCGAGCTGATCGCTGGTCGCGTACCGCATTTCATGGAGCGCGCCGGCTACTACTTCCAGAACTGGGACCGCCTGCTGGCGAACTGGGACAAGAAGGTCCGCGCCAACATCGCCGATCTCGAGGCGCTCAATTTCGAGCCGCTGCCCGAAGCCGTGCCGCTGGAGTGGATCACGGCCGGTGTCGGCCTCGACAACACCTACGCGCTGATGGAGACCTACGACCGGGCGATCCAGCTGCTCTACAAGACCTGGCAGTACCATTTCGAGTTCCTGAATCTCGGCTACGCGGCCTATCTCGACTTCTTCAGCTTCATGAAGGGGCAATTCCCCACCATTCCCGATCAGGCGATCGCCAAGATGGTGCAGGGCGTGGAAGTCGACCTGTTCCGTCCGGACGACGAGTTGAAGAAGCTCGCCAAGCTCGCCGTGAAGCTCGGTGTCGCCGATGCCCTGAAGAGCGGATCGGTCGACGAGGCGCTGGCTGCGGTCGGCCGTGCGCCGAACGGCGCCGAATGGCTGACGGCCTGGAACGAGGCGCAGGATCCCTGGTTCAACTTCACCTCCGGCAACGGCTTCTACTCGACCGACAAGTACTGGATCGAGCATCTCGACATCCCGCTCGGCTATGTCAGGGACTACGTCGTCCGCGTGCAGCGGGGAGAGGAGATCGACCGGCCGACGGAGGCCATTGCCAAAGAGCGCGACCGCATCACGTCCGAATATGCCGAGATGCTCGATGCCGACGCCCGCGCAGCCTTCGAGGGCAAGCTCGGGCTCGCCCGGACCGTGTTCCCCTATGTCGAGAACCACAATTTCTACATCGAGCATTGGTCGATGAGCGTATTCTGGCGCAAGATGCGTGAGCTCGGCGCCATCTTCCGCGATGCCGGCTTCTGGAAGGACGCCGACGACCTGTTCTATCTGAACCGTCAGGAAGTCCGCGACGCGCTGTTCGACTACGGCAACGGCTGGGCCGTTGGCGCACCGGCGATCGGTCCGACCTATTGGCCGCCCGAGATCGAGCGGCGGAAAAAGATCCTGGCTGCGCTCGCGACGACGCCGCCGCAGCCCGCGCTCAACAATCCGCCCGATGTCATCACCGAGCCGTTCACGATCATGCTGTGGGGCATCACCACGGAGAGCATCGGCCGCTGGCTCGATGGCGCCGCCAACACCACCAAGCTGTCCGGCATGGCCGCTTCCCCCGGCATCGTCGAGGGCCGCGCTCGCGTGGTGCGCTCCGCCGATGAGCTCGGCCAGATCCAGCAGGGCGAGATTCTGGTTGCGCCGGTCACAGCGCCGAGCTGGGCACCGATCTTCGGCAAGATCAACGCGATCGTCACCGACATCGGCGGCATGATGTCCCACGCCGCGATCGTGTGCCGCGAATACGGCCTGCCCGCCGTCACCGGCACGGGACGCGCCAGCTCCTCGATCAAGAACGGACAGATGCTGCGCGTCAACGGCTCGACCGGCGAAGTGACCATCCTGTCCTGA
- a CDS encoding HD domain-containing protein: MLDRSDVGNRYDEVWRISEPYMRARKNDVHIPLSYAYARKLLAQYPDADEDIVSLAIILHDIGWYTIDMKDIIEKGFGPNMMQSDVRFLHESEGVRMSRDVLEQADWPENIIVAVGEIIDGHDTRPYPRSLNDRIVRDADKLWRYTTTGVAVACDWFKMTPRQYASRLTAQLAVLETEAGRLMAEEALGETRAALMLDLI, encoded by the coding sequence ATGCTCGATAGGTCCGATGTCGGCAACCGCTATGACGAAGTCTGGCGCATCAGCGAGCCGTACATGCGCGCGCGCAAGAACGACGTCCACATTCCCCTGTCCTATGCGTATGCACGCAAGCTGCTCGCTCAATATCCGGACGCAGACGAGGACATCGTTTCGCTCGCAATCATCCTGCACGACATCGGCTGGTACACGATCGACATGAAGGACATCATCGAGAAGGGATTCGGTCCCAACATGATGCAGTCCGATGTGCGCTTTCTCCACGAAAGCGAAGGCGTCCGCATGTCACGCGACGTCCTCGAACAGGCCGATTGGCCGGAGAACATCATCGTCGCGGTCGGCGAGATCATCGACGGCCACGACACTCGCCCCTACCCGCGCTCGCTGAACGACCGGATCGTGCGCGACGCCGACAAGCTGTGGCGCTACACGACCACCGGCGTTGCGGTGGCCTGCGACTGGTTCAAGATGACGCCGCGCCAATATGCGTCGCGCCTGACGGCGCAGCTCGCCGTGCTCGAGACCGAAGCCGGACGACTGATGGCCGAGGAGGCGTTGGGCGAGACCCGTGCCGCGCTGATGCTCGACCTGATCTGA
- a CDS encoding aldehyde dehydrogenase family protein has translation MDMFIDGRWVAAQSGATFDVVDPATGETVDSVPEAGRADVDAAINAADIAFQSWKTTPVAERARLQRNAARLMRESAGELGRLLTRELGRPLAGAVSEIQRSAELLDVYAEEGLRLHAEMPLTGVAGEKIIITREPVGVVVAITPFNYPVTLLCFKLGAALMAGCTVVAKPAEDTPLSTLRLAELFRAAGFPDGCFNAVTGRGPDLGMQMIAHPTPRKIAFTGGTRAGKAIAAAAAGTMKRVTLELGGQCPAIVRADADIGAAAAAIARHAFANSGQFCYRVNRVYVERPIYAAFLAALADKVAQLDVGNGLTSNCALGPLINEKIYRNSERQIADARANGATVLTGGVRLTGGLYDKGWFLPPTVIADAPPSALVMTEETFGPVLGVAPFDDRTEALRLANATVYGLAAFVFSRNLATGLTLAERLEAGSVWVNDIQRSNQRAPFGGMKQSGIGREKGRYGIEDYLEYKTIYLSYDTELR, from the coding sequence ATGGACATGTTCATCGACGGCCGCTGGGTTGCAGCCCAAAGCGGCGCGACCTTCGACGTCGTCGATCCGGCAACGGGCGAGACGGTCGACAGCGTTCCGGAGGCCGGGCGCGCGGATGTCGATGCCGCCATCAACGCGGCCGACATCGCATTCCAATCGTGGAAAACAACGCCCGTGGCAGAGCGCGCCCGCCTGCAGAGGAACGCGGCGCGGCTGATGCGCGAGAGTGCCGGTGAGCTCGGTCGCCTGCTGACCAGGGAGCTCGGCCGTCCGCTGGCGGGAGCCGTCAGCGAAATTCAGCGCTCGGCCGAACTGCTCGACGTCTATGCCGAGGAAGGCCTGCGCCTGCACGCCGAGATGCCGCTGACGGGTGTGGCCGGCGAAAAGATCATCATCACACGCGAGCCGGTCGGCGTCGTGGTCGCGATCACGCCCTTCAACTATCCGGTGACGCTGCTCTGCTTCAAGCTCGGCGCCGCGCTGATGGCCGGTTGCACCGTCGTCGCCAAGCCCGCCGAGGACACGCCGCTGTCGACCTTGCGGCTCGCTGAACTCTTTCGGGCCGCTGGGTTTCCGGACGGCTGCTTCAATGCCGTGACCGGTCGCGGCCCTGACCTCGGCATGCAGATGATCGCGCATCCGACGCCGCGCAAGATTGCGTTCACCGGCGGCACCAGGGCCGGCAAGGCGATCGCTGCTGCTGCAGCCGGAACGATGAAGCGCGTCACCCTCGAGCTCGGCGGCCAGTGTCCGGCCATCGTCCGCGCCGACGCCGATATCGGCGCAGCGGCTGCTGCGATCGCCCGTCACGCCTTCGCCAATTCCGGCCAGTTTTGCTACCGCGTCAATCGCGTCTATGTCGAGCGCCCCATCTACGCGGCCTTTCTCGCTGCGCTCGCCGACAAGGTCGCGCAGCTCGACGTCGGCAACGGCCTGACCTCGAATTGCGCGCTGGGACCGCTCATCAACGAGAAGATATACCGCAACAGCGAGCGGCAGATCGCCGATGCCCGTGCCAATGGCGCAACCGTGCTGACCGGCGGCGTTCGGTTGACGGGCGGACTCTACGACAAGGGCTGGTTCCTGCCGCCGACCGTGATCGCCGATGCGCCCCCCTCCGCGCTCGTCATGACCGAGGAAACGTTCGGCCCCGTGCTTGGTGTCGCCCCGTTCGACGATCGCACCGAGGCGCTGCGGCTCGCGAATGCGACGGTCTATGGACTGGCCGCCTTCGTGTTCTCGCGCAACCTGGCGACAGGACTGACCCTGGCCGAGCGCCTCGAAGCCGGCTCCGTGTGGGTCAACGACATCCAGCGCTCGAACCAGCGCGCGCCGTTCGGCGGCATGAAGCAGAGCGGAATCGGCCGCGAGAAGGGCCGCTACGGCATCGAGGACTACCTCGAATACAAGACGATTTATCTCAGCTACGACACGGAGCTGCGATGA
- a CDS encoding HD domain-containing protein, translating into MMHFLREQDLPIWLAARPWLDVRSNDEHTLISYRLGQALLRIHPEADAAVVLPAILMHDVGWKKFPPEQLAAAVGPNPRYPELQRAHEIEGVKIAAEAFARLAIPGLRVETILAIIDGHDTRKTAISHEDALMKDADKLWRFTGHGVATIGGWFDTPPKETLAMLESFVLPSMLTEAGTTMARALIAEGTASAFMADLLHIEVAT; encoded by the coding sequence ATGATGCATTTTCTGCGCGAACAGGATTTGCCGATTTGGCTTGCGGCGCGGCCGTGGCTGGACGTCCGCTCCAACGACGAGCATACGCTGATCTCCTATCGTCTTGGCCAGGCGCTGCTACGGATCCATCCCGAAGCGGACGCCGCCGTGGTGCTGCCGGCGATCCTCATGCACGACGTCGGCTGGAAGAAATTCCCGCCCGAGCAGCTCGCCGCCGCCGTCGGCCCCAATCCCAGATATCCCGAGCTGCAACGTGCCCACGAGATCGAAGGCGTGAAGATCGCAGCCGAGGCGTTCGCACGGCTGGCGATCCCCGGGCTAAGAGTCGAGACCATCCTGGCGATCATCGACGGCCACGACACCCGAAAGACGGCGATCTCGCATGAGGATGCGCTGATGAAAGACGCCGACAAGCTGTGGCGCTTCACCGGCCATGGGGTCGCGACGATCGGCGGCTGGTTCGATACGCCGCCGAAGGAGACGCTCGCGATGCTGGAAAGCTTCGTGCTGCCGTCGATGCTGACCGAGGCCGGCACCACCATGGCCCGGGCGCTGATCGCCGAGGGCACGGCGTCTGCGTTCATGGCGGATCTGCTGCACATCGAGGTTGCCACATGA
- a CDS encoding SDR family NAD(P)-dependent oxidoreductase yields the protein MSPIQLQGKRVIVTGAAGGLGRGFALAFAAAGAEVVAADIRLGGADDTARLIRDRGGKAHAAEVDVANETSTAALAQFALARMSGLDVLVNNAAIYAGLERRGFEAIPEAEWDRVMRVNIKGVWMMSKAAAPLLRRAGGGAIVNVSSATVMSGSPMWLHYVSSKGAVIAMTRALARELGDDKITVNVIAPGFTLTEASLGLMENAAEYGVSRGALKRAADVDDMVGGALFFASPAATFITGQTLIIDGGRQFI from the coding sequence ATGAGTCCGATCCAACTGCAAGGCAAGCGCGTCATCGTCACCGGCGCGGCCGGCGGGCTGGGCCGCGGATTCGCGCTCGCCTTTGCTGCGGCCGGCGCCGAGGTCGTCGCCGCCGACATCCGTCTCGGCGGCGCCGACGACACCGCGCGGCTGATCCGCGACCGCGGCGGCAAGGCGCACGCGGCGGAGGTCGACGTCGCGAACGAGACGTCCACCGCGGCGCTGGCGCAATTCGCGCTGGCGCGCATGAGCGGCCTCGACGTGCTGGTCAACAATGCCGCGATCTATGCCGGGCTCGAACGCCGCGGCTTCGAGGCAATCCCGGAGGCCGAGTGGGACCGGGTGATGCGCGTCAACATCAAGGGCGTATGGATGATGAGCAAGGCGGCCGCGCCACTGCTGCGACGCGCCGGCGGTGGCGCGATCGTCAACGTCTCGTCGGCCACCGTCATGAGCGGCTCGCCGATGTGGCTGCACTACGTCTCGTCGAAGGGCGCCGTCATTGCGATGACGCGTGCGCTGGCGCGCGAGCTCGGCGACGACAAGATCACGGTCAACGTCATCGCGCCCGGCTTCACGCTCACCGAGGCCAGCCTCGGCCTGATGGAGAATGCCGCCGAATATGGCGTGTCCCGCGGAGCCCTGAAGCGCGCGGCCGACGTCGACGACATGGTCGGCGGCGCGCTGTTCTTCGCGTCGCCGGCCGCGACCTTCATCACCGGTCAGACCCTGATCATCGACGGCGGCCGGCAGTTCATCTAG
- a CDS encoding 2Fe-2S iron-sulfur cluster-binding protein, whose translation MPRITFIETDGTVRLVEAEPGESAMQAAKRNGVDGIIGECGGSCICATCHCHVDKAWLERVGPAGDIEVDLLEFEATDVRPESRLACQISITDALDGLVLQVVGLSR comes from the coding sequence ATGCCCAGAATCACCTTCATCGAGACGGACGGCACCGTGCGCCTTGTCGAGGCCGAGCCCGGCGAGAGCGCCATGCAGGCGGCGAAGCGCAATGGTGTCGATGGCATCATCGGCGAATGCGGCGGGTCCTGCATCTGCGCCACGTGCCATTGCCACGTCGACAAGGCATGGCTGGAGCGCGTCGGCCCCGCCGGCGACATCGAGGTCGACCTGCTCGAATTCGAGGCCACCGACGTGCGCCCGGAGAGCCGCCTCGCGTGCCAGATCTCGATCACCGACGCGCTCGACGGTCTGGTGCTGCAGGTCGTCGGCCTCAGCCGCTGA